A stretch of DNA from Amphiprion ocellaris isolate individual 3 ecotype Okinawa chromosome 18, ASM2253959v1, whole genome shotgun sequence:
acGCATCAAAAACTTCTTTATACTGGGAGAGAGCGCCAACATGTACCACATTCCGGATACGGTGGACACGCACAAATGTTTCGATTGTAACGTGGAAATAAAGGACTTTGTGGTGAACGATACCCTACTGGGTGAGCACATCTATCATGTCTACGACAAAGGTGGCCGATGTCCATACCTTGCACAGAGGTTCGAGAATCGCAAAGACGAGCTGATGGCCACGTTCGGGAAGGAACGGTACAGAAGGGGCATGATCGCGTTCAAGAGAGCTGTGACCGACGCAGAGTACGGCTCCGTTACGCTAGACGGCCGAAAGCGATGCTTGGTCTGCAGCGGGCTTACTACTACGCAGACAATGCACTTGTCCAATCTGGGACATTACCCTCACtgcaaacacatgaaggacACATTTGTCAAGATGCTGGAGAACATGAAACTTTTATTGTGATGTTCTTTTGTACGTGCATGTGGAAAATCTCCACTGGctgtaataaaaatacatataacaTATCCTGGTTGCATTGGTTTCTTTGATCTCCCATTCTCTTAATGGATAATTGATTTTATGAGTTTGTCCTATAGCTAGAGTCTCAATAGCAACTCTCGAGGTAAAGATGTTTGAACAGCCTGATCACAAGCAGACCGTTCGACTATAAATGACTACACGAGATATATTCAAGACGCAGTATAGGAGTCACAATGGGGATTATTGACAACGAGTGCAGAGCCTCGGGCGGCCAAGCCTCAAGGTCCCAGAATAGGGATGAGGCTCTGAACAAGGAGACCAGGCAACTCGTGAAGCGGTTTTTAGGAGAGTCTACAGGACTTTTGGAAAGTAGCTCGGAAGAAAACGAAGCTCTGTCGACGATGAAAAGAACCGTGCGCCGTGTAttgcaaaaatatagaaatgtgTACGACGGTAGGTACTGCTCGTGTGACAGATGGTTAACGCGCACAGCATTAATTTTGACGGTTGTTCTCTAAACCCCTAAAGGTATGATCGAGAAACTTCCAGTAGACGGCCGAGGAGACAAGGTGACGTCCGTGAGTGCAGTAGCTTGCGCCGTCTTCGCAGACGGAGCCGCTAACTGGGGCCGTATTGTCAGCCTCGTGGCCTTCGGGGTTGTGCTGTGTCAAAACGTGAACAAGAACGAGCGGGGGAGATTGACTTTGGTGGAGTCTGTGGGAGAGGAGATCTCCACGTACCTGCTGACAGACCAGAAAGACTGGCTGCTTAAGAACAACTCCTGGGTCAG
This window harbors:
- the LOC111572843 gene encoding induced myeloid leukemia cell differentiation protein Mcl-1 homolog translates to MGIIDNECRASGGQASRSQNRDEALNKETRQLVKRFLGESTGLLESSSEENEALSTMKRTVRRVLQKYRNVYDGMIEKLPVDGRGDKVTSVSAVACAVFADGAANWGRIVSLVAFGVVLCQNVNKNERGRLTLVESVGEEISTYLLTDQKDWLLKNNSWVGFVEFFAEPRHELRDAFVFIAGFAGIIWALIYFV